One window of Lemur catta isolate mLemCat1 chromosome 3, mLemCat1.pri, whole genome shotgun sequence genomic DNA carries:
- the GABRD gene encoding gamma-aminobutyric acid receptor subunit delta, with translation MDALARLLPALLLLCARRPRGTRAMNDIGDYVGSNLEISWLPNLDGLMAGYARNFRPGIGGPPVNVALALEVASIDHISEANMEYTMTVFLHQSWRDSRLSYNHTNETLGLDSRFVDKLWLPDTFIVNAKSAWFHDVTVENKLIRLQPDGVILYSIRITSTVACDMDLAKYPMDKQECMLDLESYGYSSEDIVYYWSESQEHIHGLDRLQLAQFTITSYRFTTELMNFKSAGQFPRLSLHFHLRRNRGVYIIQSYMPSILLVAMSWVSFWISQAAVPARVSLGITTVLTMTTLMVSARSSLPRASAIKALDVYFWICYVFVFAALVEYAFAHFNADYRKKQKAKVKVTKPRAEMDVRNAIVLFSLSAAGVTQELAVTRRQCRVPGNLMGSYRSVEVETGETKEGGPRAGGQGGLCARFKPIDADTIDIYSRVVFPAAFVAVNVIYWAAYTM, from the exons AGCGATGAATGACATTGGTGACTACGTGGGCTCCAACCTGGAGATATCCTGGCTCCCCAACCTGGACGGCTTGATGGCCGGCTATGCCCGTAACTTCCGGCCTGGCATTGGAG GCCCCCCTGTGAACGTGGCCCTGGCGCTGGAGGTGGCCAGCATCGACCACATCTCAGAGGCAAACATG GAGTACACCATGACCGTGTTTCTGCACCAGAGCTGGCGGGACAGCAGGCTGTCCTACAACCACACCAACGAGACCCTGGGCCTGGACAGCCGCTTCGTGGACAAGCTCTGGCTCCCTGACACCTTCATCGTGAACGCCAAGTCCGCCTGGTTCCACGACGTGACTGTGGAGAACAAGCTCATCCGGCTGCAGCCGGACGGCGTGATCCTGTACAGCATCCG GATCACCTCCACAGTGGCCTGCGACATGGACCTGGCCAAGTACCCCATGGACAAGCAGGAGTGCATGCTGGACCTGGAGAGCT ACGGCTACTCCTCTGAGGACATCGTGTACTACTGGTCGGAGAGCCAGGAGCACATCCATGGCCTGGACCGGCTGCAGCTGGCCCAGTTCACCATCACCAGCTATCGCTTCACCACCGAGCTGATGAACTTCAAGTCGG CCGGCCAGTTCCCTCGGCTCAGCCTGCACTTCCATCTGCGGAGGAACCGGGGCGTCTACATCATCCAGTCGTACATGCCCTCCATCCTGCTGGTCGCCATGTCCTGGGTCTCCTTCTGGATCAGCCAGGCGGCCGTGCCCGCCAGGGTGTCTCTGG gcaTCACCACGGTGCTGACGATGACCACGCTCATGGTCAGCGCCcgctcctccctgccccgggcGTCGGCCATCAAGGCGCTAGACGTCTACTTCTGGATCTGCTACGTCTTCGTGTTTGCTGCCCTGGTGGAGTACGCCTTTGCACACTTCAACGCCGACTACAGGAAGAAGCAGAAGGCCAAAGTCAAGGTCACGAAGCCAAGGGCCGAG ATGGACGTGCGGAACGCCATCGTCCTCTTCTCCCTCTCGGCCGCCGGCGTCACCCAGGAACTGGCCGTCACCCGCCGGCAGTGCCGCGTGCCCGGGAACCTCATGGGCTCCTACAGGTCGGTGGAGGTGGAGACAGGCGAGACCAAGGAGGGGGGGCCCCGCGCGGGGGGCCAGGGCGGCCTCTGCGCCCGGTTCAAGCCCATCGACGCGGACACCATCGACATCTACTCCCGCGTCGTGTTCCCTGCCGCGTTCGTGGCCGTGAACGTCATCTACTGGGCGGCGTACACCATGTGA